One segment of Setaria viridis chromosome 4, Setaria_viridis_v4.0, whole genome shotgun sequence DNA contains the following:
- the LOC117854253 gene encoding tRNA threonylcarbamoyladenosine dehydratase isoform X3 has protein sequence MGERAKEWLLAAGAGAAVGALSAAAVMNLLSRSKRREGYVRQLLESNGVTAGAGNARSSRHLGATGSSDLLSDEVVSEQLTRNTQFFGMDSQKKVTESYVVVIGLGGVGSHAASMLLRSGVGRLLLVDFDQVSLSSLNRHAVATRDDVGTPKALCLKKHFSMIYPECQIDARVQLYDPSSEAEILSGQPDFVLDCIDNIDTKVALLAACVRRGLKVLSAMGAGARADPTRIRVADLRESSNDPLSRSVRYRLKKEHGIEGGIPVVFSLEKPKAKLLPFQASKEEETPSDYQIVPGFRVRIIPVLGTIPAIFGQVMASYVVTQLAGLDFQTEPVVNLDLDHYCILHQRLIEHEELTYGTAEQVLVDAEEIMYIVKELWRGRSARDQNQKDTGRKMWRSVNELMLVRWDKSKPAGASNLILLKFSEADAHESTTLDHIKEEEPEFYSMVTRVLKRAEVEFGL, from the exons atGGGGGAGCGGGCGAAGGAATGGCTCCtcgccgctggcgccggcgccgccgtcggcgcgcTGTCAGCCGCCGCGGTCATGAATCTTCTATCGAG ATCCAAGCGGAGAGAGGGCTACGTGCGGCAACTGCTGGAATCGAATGGCGTCACGGCTGGTGCGG GCAACGCTCGATCCAGCAGGCATCTGGGTGCCACTGGTAGCTCCGATCTTCTCTCAGATGAAGTGGTCTCTGAACAGCTTACAAG GAATACACAATTTTTTGGCATGGACTCTCAGAAGAAAGTGACTGAATCCTATGTTGTAGTCATTGGTCTTGGAGGGGTTGGCAGTCATGCAGCTTCTATGCTCCTGAGATCTGGTGTCGGCAGGTTGCTCCTTGTGGATTTTGATCAG GTCTCACTCTCGTCACTAAATCGACATGCTGTGGCAACCAGAGATGATGTTGGTACTCCAAAAGCATTATGCCTCAAGAAGCATTTTTCGATGATATACCCAGAGTGCCAAATAGATGCAAGAGTGCAACTGTATGATCCATCATCTGAGGCAGAGATTCTTTCTGGACAGCCTGACTTTGTTCTCGATTGCATAGATAACATTGATACCAAG GTGGCGCTCCTTGCAGCCTGCGTCCGCAGAGGTTTAAAGGTGCTTTCTGCAATGGGGGCTGGAGCTCGAGCTGACCCCACCAGAATTCGTGTTGCAGATTTGAGAGAATCAAGCAATGATCCCCTCTCTCGATCA GTGAGGTACCGGCTTAAGAAGGAACATGGAATTGAAGGTGGAATACCAGTGGTTTTTTCATTGGAAAAGCCAAAGGCAAAGCTACTTCCCTTTCAAGCTTCAAAAGAAGAGGAAACTCCATCAGATTACCAG ATTGTGCCAGGGTTTAGGGTTCGCATTATCCCAGTGCTGGGAACCATCCCTGCAATATTTGGTCAAGTTATGGCGTCCTATGTGGTTACTCAGCTTGCTGGATTAGATTTTCAAACTGAGCCAGTTGTTAACCTGGATTTGGATCATTACTGTATACTTCATCAGCGTCTTATTGAGCATGAGGAGCTGACATATGGGACAGCTGAGCAAGTTCTG GTAGATGCTGAAGAGATAATGTACATCGTCAAGGAATTGTGGCGTGGTCGAAGCGCTAGAGACCAAAATCAGAAGGACACTGGGCGGAAAATGTGGAGATCTGTCAATGAGCTAATGCTTGTCAG ATGGGACAAATCAAAGCCTGCTGGTGCGTCAAACTTAATACTTCTCAAGTTCAGTGAG GCTGATGCGCATGAATCCACTACACTTGATCATATAAAAGAAGAGGAACCTGAATTCTACTCTATGGTCACGCGTGTGCTGAAACGGGCTGAAGTGGAGTTTGGTTTATGA
- the LOC117854253 gene encoding tRNA threonylcarbamoyladenosine dehydratase isoform X6 — MASRLATLDPAGIWVPLVAPIFSQMKWSLNSLQVIGLGGVGSHAASMLLRSGVGRLLLVDFDQVWILSVPEVSLSSLNRHAVATRDDVGTPKALCLKKHFSMIYPECQIDARVQLYDPSSEAEILSGQPDFVLDCIDNIDTKVALLAACVRRGLKVLSAMGAGARADPTRIRVADLRESSNDPLSRSVRYRLKKEHGIEGGIPVVFSLEKPKAKLLPFQASKEEETPSDYQIVPGFRVRIIPVLGTIPAIFGQVMASYVVTQLAGLDFQTEPVVNLDLDHYCILHQRLIEHEELTYGTAEQVLVDAEEIMYIVKELWRGRSARDQNQKDTGRKMWRSVNELMLVRWDKSKPAGASNLILLKFSEADAHESTTLDHIKEEEPEFYSMVTRVLKRAEVEFGL, encoded by the exons ATGGCGTCACGGCTG GCAACGCTCGATCCAGCAGGCATCTGGGTGCCACTGGTAGCTCCGATCTTCTCTCAGATGAAGTGGTCTCTGAACAGCTTACAAG TCATTGGTCTTGGAGGGGTTGGCAGTCATGCAGCTTCTATGCTCCTGAGATCTGGTGTCGGCAGGTTGCTCCTTGTGGATTTTGATCAGGTGTGGATTTTGAGTGTTCCAGAG GTCTCACTCTCGTCACTAAATCGACATGCTGTGGCAACCAGAGATGATGTTGGTACTCCAAAAGCATTATGCCTCAAGAAGCATTTTTCGATGATATACCCAGAGTGCCAAATAGATGCAAGAGTGCAACTGTATGATCCATCATCTGAGGCAGAGATTCTTTCTGGACAGCCTGACTTTGTTCTCGATTGCATAGATAACATTGATACCAAG GTGGCGCTCCTTGCAGCCTGCGTCCGCAGAGGTTTAAAGGTGCTTTCTGCAATGGGGGCTGGAGCTCGAGCTGACCCCACCAGAATTCGTGTTGCAGATTTGAGAGAATCAAGCAATGATCCCCTCTCTCGATCA GTGAGGTACCGGCTTAAGAAGGAACATGGAATTGAAGGTGGAATACCAGTGGTTTTTTCATTGGAAAAGCCAAAGGCAAAGCTACTTCCCTTTCAAGCTTCAAAAGAAGAGGAAACTCCATCAGATTACCAG ATTGTGCCAGGGTTTAGGGTTCGCATTATCCCAGTGCTGGGAACCATCCCTGCAATATTTGGTCAAGTTATGGCGTCCTATGTGGTTACTCAGCTTGCTGGATTAGATTTTCAAACTGAGCCAGTTGTTAACCTGGATTTGGATCATTACTGTATACTTCATCAGCGTCTTATTGAGCATGAGGAGCTGACATATGGGACAGCTGAGCAAGTTCTG GTAGATGCTGAAGAGATAATGTACATCGTCAAGGAATTGTGGCGTGGTCGAAGCGCTAGAGACCAAAATCAGAAGGACACTGGGCGGAAAATGTGGAGATCTGTCAATGAGCTAATGCTTGTCAG ATGGGACAAATCAAAGCCTGCTGGTGCGTCAAACTTAATACTTCTCAAGTTCAGTGAG GCTGATGCGCATGAATCCACTACACTTGATCATATAAAAGAAGAGGAACCTGAATTCTACTCTATGGTCACGCGTGTGCTGAAACGGGCTGAAGTGGAGTTTGGTTTATGA
- the LOC117854253 gene encoding tRNA threonylcarbamoyladenosine dehydratase isoform X1: MGERAKEWLLAAGAGAAVGALSAAAVMNLLSRSKRREGYVRQLLESNGVTAGAGNARSSRHLGATGSSDLLSDEVVSEQLTRNTQFFGMDSQKKVTESYVVVIGLGGVGSHAASMLLRSGVGRLLLVDFDQVWILSVPEVSLSSLNRHAVATRDDVGTPKALCLKKHFSMIYPECQIDARVQLYDPSSEAEILSGQPDFVLDCIDNIDTKVALLAACVRRGLKVLSAMGAGARADPTRIRVADLRESSNDPLSRSVRYRLKKEHGIEGGIPVVFSLEKPKAKLLPFQASKEEETPSDYQIVPGFRVRIIPVLGTIPAIFGQVMASYVVTQLAGLDFQTEPVVNLDLDHYCILHQRLIEHEELTYGTAEQVLVDAEEIMYIVKELWRGRSARDQNQKDTGRKMWRSVNELMLVRWDKSKPAGASNLILLKFSEADAHESTTLDHIKEEEPEFYSMVTRVLKRAEVEFGL; this comes from the exons atGGGGGAGCGGGCGAAGGAATGGCTCCtcgccgctggcgccggcgccgccgtcggcgcgcTGTCAGCCGCCGCGGTCATGAATCTTCTATCGAG ATCCAAGCGGAGAGAGGGCTACGTGCGGCAACTGCTGGAATCGAATGGCGTCACGGCTGGTGCGG GCAACGCTCGATCCAGCAGGCATCTGGGTGCCACTGGTAGCTCCGATCTTCTCTCAGATGAAGTGGTCTCTGAACAGCTTACAAG GAATACACAATTTTTTGGCATGGACTCTCAGAAGAAAGTGACTGAATCCTATGTTGTAGTCATTGGTCTTGGAGGGGTTGGCAGTCATGCAGCTTCTATGCTCCTGAGATCTGGTGTCGGCAGGTTGCTCCTTGTGGATTTTGATCAGGTGTGGATTTTGAGTGTTCCAGAG GTCTCACTCTCGTCACTAAATCGACATGCTGTGGCAACCAGAGATGATGTTGGTACTCCAAAAGCATTATGCCTCAAGAAGCATTTTTCGATGATATACCCAGAGTGCCAAATAGATGCAAGAGTGCAACTGTATGATCCATCATCTGAGGCAGAGATTCTTTCTGGACAGCCTGACTTTGTTCTCGATTGCATAGATAACATTGATACCAAG GTGGCGCTCCTTGCAGCCTGCGTCCGCAGAGGTTTAAAGGTGCTTTCTGCAATGGGGGCTGGAGCTCGAGCTGACCCCACCAGAATTCGTGTTGCAGATTTGAGAGAATCAAGCAATGATCCCCTCTCTCGATCA GTGAGGTACCGGCTTAAGAAGGAACATGGAATTGAAGGTGGAATACCAGTGGTTTTTTCATTGGAAAAGCCAAAGGCAAAGCTACTTCCCTTTCAAGCTTCAAAAGAAGAGGAAACTCCATCAGATTACCAG ATTGTGCCAGGGTTTAGGGTTCGCATTATCCCAGTGCTGGGAACCATCCCTGCAATATTTGGTCAAGTTATGGCGTCCTATGTGGTTACTCAGCTTGCTGGATTAGATTTTCAAACTGAGCCAGTTGTTAACCTGGATTTGGATCATTACTGTATACTTCATCAGCGTCTTATTGAGCATGAGGAGCTGACATATGGGACAGCTGAGCAAGTTCTG GTAGATGCTGAAGAGATAATGTACATCGTCAAGGAATTGTGGCGTGGTCGAAGCGCTAGAGACCAAAATCAGAAGGACACTGGGCGGAAAATGTGGAGATCTGTCAATGAGCTAATGCTTGTCAG ATGGGACAAATCAAAGCCTGCTGGTGCGTCAAACTTAATACTTCTCAAGTTCAGTGAG GCTGATGCGCATGAATCCACTACACTTGATCATATAAAAGAAGAGGAACCTGAATTCTACTCTATGGTCACGCGTGTGCTGAAACGGGCTGAAGTGGAGTTTGGTTTATGA
- the LOC117854253 gene encoding tRNA threonylcarbamoyladenosine dehydratase isoform X7, with protein sequence MASRLVRATLDPAGIWVPLVAPIFSQMKWSLNSLQVIGLGGVGSHAASMLLRSGVGRLLLVDFDQVSLSSLNRHAVATRDDVGTPKALCLKKHFSMIYPECQIDARVQLYDPSSEAEILSGQPDFVLDCIDNIDTKVALLAACVRRGLKVLSAMGAGARADPTRIRVADLRESSNDPLSRSVRYRLKKEHGIEGGIPVVFSLEKPKAKLLPFQASKEEETPSDYQIVPGFRVRIIPVLGTIPAIFGQVMASYVVTQLAGLDFQTEPVVNLDLDHYCILHQRLIEHEELTYGTAEQVLVDAEEIMYIVKELWRGRSARDQNQKDTGRKMWRSVNELMLVRWDKSKPAGASNLILLKFSEADAHESTTLDHIKEEEPEFYSMVTRVLKRAEVEFGL encoded by the exons ATGGCGTCACGGCTGGTGCGG GCAACGCTCGATCCAGCAGGCATCTGGGTGCCACTGGTAGCTCCGATCTTCTCTCAGATGAAGTGGTCTCTGAACAGCTTACAAG TCATTGGTCTTGGAGGGGTTGGCAGTCATGCAGCTTCTATGCTCCTGAGATCTGGTGTCGGCAGGTTGCTCCTTGTGGATTTTGATCAG GTCTCACTCTCGTCACTAAATCGACATGCTGTGGCAACCAGAGATGATGTTGGTACTCCAAAAGCATTATGCCTCAAGAAGCATTTTTCGATGATATACCCAGAGTGCCAAATAGATGCAAGAGTGCAACTGTATGATCCATCATCTGAGGCAGAGATTCTTTCTGGACAGCCTGACTTTGTTCTCGATTGCATAGATAACATTGATACCAAG GTGGCGCTCCTTGCAGCCTGCGTCCGCAGAGGTTTAAAGGTGCTTTCTGCAATGGGGGCTGGAGCTCGAGCTGACCCCACCAGAATTCGTGTTGCAGATTTGAGAGAATCAAGCAATGATCCCCTCTCTCGATCA GTGAGGTACCGGCTTAAGAAGGAACATGGAATTGAAGGTGGAATACCAGTGGTTTTTTCATTGGAAAAGCCAAAGGCAAAGCTACTTCCCTTTCAAGCTTCAAAAGAAGAGGAAACTCCATCAGATTACCAG ATTGTGCCAGGGTTTAGGGTTCGCATTATCCCAGTGCTGGGAACCATCCCTGCAATATTTGGTCAAGTTATGGCGTCCTATGTGGTTACTCAGCTTGCTGGATTAGATTTTCAAACTGAGCCAGTTGTTAACCTGGATTTGGATCATTACTGTATACTTCATCAGCGTCTTATTGAGCATGAGGAGCTGACATATGGGACAGCTGAGCAAGTTCTG GTAGATGCTGAAGAGATAATGTACATCGTCAAGGAATTGTGGCGTGGTCGAAGCGCTAGAGACCAAAATCAGAAGGACACTGGGCGGAAAATGTGGAGATCTGTCAATGAGCTAATGCTTGTCAG ATGGGACAAATCAAAGCCTGCTGGTGCGTCAAACTTAATACTTCTCAAGTTCAGTGAG GCTGATGCGCATGAATCCACTACACTTGATCATATAAAAGAAGAGGAACCTGAATTCTACTCTATGGTCACGCGTGTGCTGAAACGGGCTGAAGTGGAGTTTGGTTTATGA
- the LOC117854253 gene encoding tRNA threonylcarbamoyladenosine dehydratase isoform X4: protein MGERAKEWLLAAGAGAAVGALSAAAVMNLLSRSKRREGYVRQLLESNGVTAGNARSSRHLGATGSSDLLSDEVVSEQLTRNTQFFGMDSQKKVTESYVVVIGLGGVGSHAASMLLRSGVGRLLLVDFDQVSLSSLNRHAVATRDDVGTPKALCLKKHFSMIYPECQIDARVQLYDPSSEAEILSGQPDFVLDCIDNIDTKVALLAACVRRGLKVLSAMGAGARADPTRIRVADLRESSNDPLSRSVRYRLKKEHGIEGGIPVVFSLEKPKAKLLPFQASKEEETPSDYQIVPGFRVRIIPVLGTIPAIFGQVMASYVVTQLAGLDFQTEPVVNLDLDHYCILHQRLIEHEELTYGTAEQVLVDAEEIMYIVKELWRGRSARDQNQKDTGRKMWRSVNELMLVRWDKSKPAGASNLILLKFSEADAHESTTLDHIKEEEPEFYSMVTRVLKRAEVEFGL from the exons atGGGGGAGCGGGCGAAGGAATGGCTCCtcgccgctggcgccggcgccgccgtcggcgcgcTGTCAGCCGCCGCGGTCATGAATCTTCTATCGAG ATCCAAGCGGAGAGAGGGCTACGTGCGGCAACTGCTGGAATCGAATGGCGTCACGGCTG GCAACGCTCGATCCAGCAGGCATCTGGGTGCCACTGGTAGCTCCGATCTTCTCTCAGATGAAGTGGTCTCTGAACAGCTTACAAG GAATACACAATTTTTTGGCATGGACTCTCAGAAGAAAGTGACTGAATCCTATGTTGTAGTCATTGGTCTTGGAGGGGTTGGCAGTCATGCAGCTTCTATGCTCCTGAGATCTGGTGTCGGCAGGTTGCTCCTTGTGGATTTTGATCAG GTCTCACTCTCGTCACTAAATCGACATGCTGTGGCAACCAGAGATGATGTTGGTACTCCAAAAGCATTATGCCTCAAGAAGCATTTTTCGATGATATACCCAGAGTGCCAAATAGATGCAAGAGTGCAACTGTATGATCCATCATCTGAGGCAGAGATTCTTTCTGGACAGCCTGACTTTGTTCTCGATTGCATAGATAACATTGATACCAAG GTGGCGCTCCTTGCAGCCTGCGTCCGCAGAGGTTTAAAGGTGCTTTCTGCAATGGGGGCTGGAGCTCGAGCTGACCCCACCAGAATTCGTGTTGCAGATTTGAGAGAATCAAGCAATGATCCCCTCTCTCGATCA GTGAGGTACCGGCTTAAGAAGGAACATGGAATTGAAGGTGGAATACCAGTGGTTTTTTCATTGGAAAAGCCAAAGGCAAAGCTACTTCCCTTTCAAGCTTCAAAAGAAGAGGAAACTCCATCAGATTACCAG ATTGTGCCAGGGTTTAGGGTTCGCATTATCCCAGTGCTGGGAACCATCCCTGCAATATTTGGTCAAGTTATGGCGTCCTATGTGGTTACTCAGCTTGCTGGATTAGATTTTCAAACTGAGCCAGTTGTTAACCTGGATTTGGATCATTACTGTATACTTCATCAGCGTCTTATTGAGCATGAGGAGCTGACATATGGGACAGCTGAGCAAGTTCTG GTAGATGCTGAAGAGATAATGTACATCGTCAAGGAATTGTGGCGTGGTCGAAGCGCTAGAGACCAAAATCAGAAGGACACTGGGCGGAAAATGTGGAGATCTGTCAATGAGCTAATGCTTGTCAG ATGGGACAAATCAAAGCCTGCTGGTGCGTCAAACTTAATACTTCTCAAGTTCAGTGAG GCTGATGCGCATGAATCCACTACACTTGATCATATAAAAGAAGAGGAACCTGAATTCTACTCTATGGTCACGCGTGTGCTGAAACGGGCTGAAGTGGAGTTTGGTTTATGA
- the LOC117854253 gene encoding tRNA threonylcarbamoyladenosine dehydratase isoform X5, translating to MASRLVRATLDPAGIWVPLVAPIFSQMKWSLNSLQVIGLGGVGSHAASMLLRSGVGRLLLVDFDQVWILSVPEVSLSSLNRHAVATRDDVGTPKALCLKKHFSMIYPECQIDARVQLYDPSSEAEILSGQPDFVLDCIDNIDTKVALLAACVRRGLKVLSAMGAGARADPTRIRVADLRESSNDPLSRSVRYRLKKEHGIEGGIPVVFSLEKPKAKLLPFQASKEEETPSDYQIVPGFRVRIIPVLGTIPAIFGQVMASYVVTQLAGLDFQTEPVVNLDLDHYCILHQRLIEHEELTYGTAEQVLVDAEEIMYIVKELWRGRSARDQNQKDTGRKMWRSVNELMLVRWDKSKPAGASNLILLKFSEADAHESTTLDHIKEEEPEFYSMVTRVLKRAEVEFGL from the exons ATGGCGTCACGGCTGGTGCGG GCAACGCTCGATCCAGCAGGCATCTGGGTGCCACTGGTAGCTCCGATCTTCTCTCAGATGAAGTGGTCTCTGAACAGCTTACAAG TCATTGGTCTTGGAGGGGTTGGCAGTCATGCAGCTTCTATGCTCCTGAGATCTGGTGTCGGCAGGTTGCTCCTTGTGGATTTTGATCAGGTGTGGATTTTGAGTGTTCCAGAG GTCTCACTCTCGTCACTAAATCGACATGCTGTGGCAACCAGAGATGATGTTGGTACTCCAAAAGCATTATGCCTCAAGAAGCATTTTTCGATGATATACCCAGAGTGCCAAATAGATGCAAGAGTGCAACTGTATGATCCATCATCTGAGGCAGAGATTCTTTCTGGACAGCCTGACTTTGTTCTCGATTGCATAGATAACATTGATACCAAG GTGGCGCTCCTTGCAGCCTGCGTCCGCAGAGGTTTAAAGGTGCTTTCTGCAATGGGGGCTGGAGCTCGAGCTGACCCCACCAGAATTCGTGTTGCAGATTTGAGAGAATCAAGCAATGATCCCCTCTCTCGATCA GTGAGGTACCGGCTTAAGAAGGAACATGGAATTGAAGGTGGAATACCAGTGGTTTTTTCATTGGAAAAGCCAAAGGCAAAGCTACTTCCCTTTCAAGCTTCAAAAGAAGAGGAAACTCCATCAGATTACCAG ATTGTGCCAGGGTTTAGGGTTCGCATTATCCCAGTGCTGGGAACCATCCCTGCAATATTTGGTCAAGTTATGGCGTCCTATGTGGTTACTCAGCTTGCTGGATTAGATTTTCAAACTGAGCCAGTTGTTAACCTGGATTTGGATCATTACTGTATACTTCATCAGCGTCTTATTGAGCATGAGGAGCTGACATATGGGACAGCTGAGCAAGTTCTG GTAGATGCTGAAGAGATAATGTACATCGTCAAGGAATTGTGGCGTGGTCGAAGCGCTAGAGACCAAAATCAGAAGGACACTGGGCGGAAAATGTGGAGATCTGTCAATGAGCTAATGCTTGTCAG ATGGGACAAATCAAAGCCTGCTGGTGCGTCAAACTTAATACTTCTCAAGTTCAGTGAG GCTGATGCGCATGAATCCACTACACTTGATCATATAAAAGAAGAGGAACCTGAATTCTACTCTATGGTCACGCGTGTGCTGAAACGGGCTGAAGTGGAGTTTGGTTTATGA
- the LOC117854253 gene encoding tRNA threonylcarbamoyladenosine dehydratase isoform X2, with protein sequence MGERAKEWLLAAGAGAAVGALSAAAVMNLLSRSKRREGYVRQLLESNGVTAGNARSSRHLGATGSSDLLSDEVVSEQLTRNTQFFGMDSQKKVTESYVVVIGLGGVGSHAASMLLRSGVGRLLLVDFDQVWILSVPEVSLSSLNRHAVATRDDVGTPKALCLKKHFSMIYPECQIDARVQLYDPSSEAEILSGQPDFVLDCIDNIDTKVALLAACVRRGLKVLSAMGAGARADPTRIRVADLRESSNDPLSRSVRYRLKKEHGIEGGIPVVFSLEKPKAKLLPFQASKEEETPSDYQIVPGFRVRIIPVLGTIPAIFGQVMASYVVTQLAGLDFQTEPVVNLDLDHYCILHQRLIEHEELTYGTAEQVLVDAEEIMYIVKELWRGRSARDQNQKDTGRKMWRSVNELMLVRWDKSKPAGASNLILLKFSEADAHESTTLDHIKEEEPEFYSMVTRVLKRAEVEFGL encoded by the exons atGGGGGAGCGGGCGAAGGAATGGCTCCtcgccgctggcgccggcgccgccgtcggcgcgcTGTCAGCCGCCGCGGTCATGAATCTTCTATCGAG ATCCAAGCGGAGAGAGGGCTACGTGCGGCAACTGCTGGAATCGAATGGCGTCACGGCTG GCAACGCTCGATCCAGCAGGCATCTGGGTGCCACTGGTAGCTCCGATCTTCTCTCAGATGAAGTGGTCTCTGAACAGCTTACAAG GAATACACAATTTTTTGGCATGGACTCTCAGAAGAAAGTGACTGAATCCTATGTTGTAGTCATTGGTCTTGGAGGGGTTGGCAGTCATGCAGCTTCTATGCTCCTGAGATCTGGTGTCGGCAGGTTGCTCCTTGTGGATTTTGATCAGGTGTGGATTTTGAGTGTTCCAGAG GTCTCACTCTCGTCACTAAATCGACATGCTGTGGCAACCAGAGATGATGTTGGTACTCCAAAAGCATTATGCCTCAAGAAGCATTTTTCGATGATATACCCAGAGTGCCAAATAGATGCAAGAGTGCAACTGTATGATCCATCATCTGAGGCAGAGATTCTTTCTGGACAGCCTGACTTTGTTCTCGATTGCATAGATAACATTGATACCAAG GTGGCGCTCCTTGCAGCCTGCGTCCGCAGAGGTTTAAAGGTGCTTTCTGCAATGGGGGCTGGAGCTCGAGCTGACCCCACCAGAATTCGTGTTGCAGATTTGAGAGAATCAAGCAATGATCCCCTCTCTCGATCA GTGAGGTACCGGCTTAAGAAGGAACATGGAATTGAAGGTGGAATACCAGTGGTTTTTTCATTGGAAAAGCCAAAGGCAAAGCTACTTCCCTTTCAAGCTTCAAAAGAAGAGGAAACTCCATCAGATTACCAG ATTGTGCCAGGGTTTAGGGTTCGCATTATCCCAGTGCTGGGAACCATCCCTGCAATATTTGGTCAAGTTATGGCGTCCTATGTGGTTACTCAGCTTGCTGGATTAGATTTTCAAACTGAGCCAGTTGTTAACCTGGATTTGGATCATTACTGTATACTTCATCAGCGTCTTATTGAGCATGAGGAGCTGACATATGGGACAGCTGAGCAAGTTCTG GTAGATGCTGAAGAGATAATGTACATCGTCAAGGAATTGTGGCGTGGTCGAAGCGCTAGAGACCAAAATCAGAAGGACACTGGGCGGAAAATGTGGAGATCTGTCAATGAGCTAATGCTTGTCAG ATGGGACAAATCAAAGCCTGCTGGTGCGTCAAACTTAATACTTCTCAAGTTCAGTGAG GCTGATGCGCATGAATCCACTACACTTGATCATATAAAAGAAGAGGAACCTGAATTCTACTCTATGGTCACGCGTGTGCTGAAACGGGCTGAAGTGGAGTTTGGTTTATGA